A genome region from Erythrolamprus reginae isolate rEryReg1 chromosome 4, rEryReg1.hap1, whole genome shotgun sequence includes the following:
- the BRWD1 gene encoding bromodomain and WD repeat-containing protein 1 isoform X5 codes for MAEFSKASNSASVAGGLILPLIESELYFLIARFLGTGPCRKAAEVLVQELEQYQLLPKRLDWEGKEHYSSYQDLILSNKHVAPDHLLQICKRIGSILDKEIPPSIPGVNSLLGAGKQSLLRTKDIQIGKAQVLLPSIEEDHLKYLSIMTENQL; via the exons ATGGCCGAGTTTTCGAAGGCCTCCAATTCTGCCTCGGTCGCTGGCGGTCTTATTTTGCCGCTGATTGAATCAG AATTGTATTTCCTCATAGCTCGCTTCTTGGGCACTGGGCCTTGTAGAAAAGCAGCCGAG GTCCTGGTGCAAGAACTGGAACAATACCAG TTGCTTCCTAAACGATTGGATTGGGAAGGAAAGGAGCATTACAGCAGTTATCAAGACCTG ATATTATCTAACAAACATGTGGCTCCGGACCATTTGTTACAAATTTGCAAGCGAATCGGTTCTATACTGGATAAGGAAATTCCACCCAGCATTCCAGGAGTGAATTCATTGTTGGGTGCTGGGAAACAGTCCCTACTGCGAACAAAAG ATATACAAATTGGAAAGGCTCAGGTATTGCTGCCCTCCATAGAGGAAGACCACCTGAAATATCTATCAATTATGACAGAAAACCAACTCTAG